One window from the genome of Epinephelus fuscoguttatus linkage group LG3, E.fuscoguttatus.final_Chr_v1 encodes:
- the LOC125886504 gene encoding piggyBac transposable element-derived protein 4-like, with amino-acid sequence MARRLDNIINTLQGLIDESIVPKSEDESEDELSDSWSVDVSVEGEDFPDNEAAEPLGGWRWSDMNDPDITPRQPTFRPARPPGPQFTIPATCTPLQLFQLFFTDSVLQTIVNNTNEFCSSHASPFIPWTDLTLKDMYSFMALVVYMSVVKCSGFADYWRVGKLYELPFPRRVMTGKKFLAISRSLHLSSLAQDAANKEKRGTAAFDRLCKIKPLYEEMRSACRRNYHPAQEVSICEKTVASKARNGLKQYMKNKPTRWGHKLFVLTDSSSGYTWDLFIYEGKLKGTSSKGLGYESVMELINIQMLGTGYKLFVDNFYTSPTLFRDLLKRNIWACGTIRVNRPGFPKTKNNSLDAKSPRGSIRWIRKDSLLFVQWRDAGDVSLCSTLHTAHSKDTMPRRVKGADGQWTSKDIPVPPVVKEYNQFMGGVDPSDGLTGKVLHKTQTWYKTFFYQFMDIAVVNAFLLHKDIAKSKGEKLITQKAFRETLAEQLAEAGSVSTARPVPTPAPWAAHHRPVHISGHSTTGRLKCRQCHLKTPLKCPSCDVPLCFVPGRDCYNDWHVAKNM; translated from the exons ATGGCGAGGCGACttgataatataataaatacgCTTCAAGGATTGATTGACGAAAGTATTGTGCCTAAAAGCGAGGATGAGTCTGAGGACGAATTATCGGACAGCTGGAGCGTGGATGTTAGTGTAGAGGGAGAAGACTTCCCCGACAA TGAGGCTGCTGAGCCGTTGGGAGGATGGAGGTGGAGTGATATGAATGATCCAGACATCACACCCCGGCAGCCCACCTTCAGACCCGCCCGGCCACCAGGACCACAGTTCACAATTCCAGCCACCTGCACACCCTTGCAGCTCTTCCAACTCttcttcactgattctgttTTACAGACAATCGTTAATAACACCAATGAGTTTTGCTCCAGTCATGCATCCCCTTTCATACCGTGGACTGACCTGACACTGAAGGACATGTATTCATTCATGGCTTTGGTCGTCTACATGAGTGTGGTAAAATGCTCTGGATTTGCTGACTACTGGCGAGTGGGGAAACTGTATGAATTACCATTTCCTAGACGGGTAATGACTGGTAAGAAGTTCCTCGCCATCAGCAGGTCCCTTCACCTCAGCAGCTTGGCACAGGATGCTGCTAATAAGGAAAAGAGAGGCACAGCAGCCTTTGATCGCCTTTGCAAAATAAAGCCATTATACGAGGAGATGAGGAGCGCCTGCAGAAGGAACTATCACCCTGCCCAGGAAGTTTCCATTTGTGAGAAAACGGTTGCCTCCAAAGCCCGCAATGGACTCAAGCAATATATGAAAAATAAGCCTACTCGCTGGGGACATAAACTCTTTGTTCTGACAGACTCATCCAGTGGTTACACATGGGACTTATTTATCTATGAGGGAAAGCTGAAGGGAACCAGCAGCAAGGGGCTTGGTTATGAGTCTGTGATGGAGCTAATCAACATACAGATGCTGGGCACCGGCTACAAGCTCTTTGTTGATAACTTTTACACAAGTCCCACACTTTTCCGTGACCTCCTCAAGAGGAACATCTGGGCGTGTGGAACCATCCGAGTGAACAGACCTGGCTTCCCCAAAACAAAGAATAACAGCCTAGATGCAAAATCTCCCCGCGGCAGCATCCGCTGGATCAGAAAGGACTCCTTGCTCTTTGTCCAGTGGCGAGACGCTGGGGACGTCTCCCTGTGTTCAACCCTCCACACGGCCCATTCGAAGGACACAATGCCAAGAAGGGTCAAAGGTGCAGATGGGCAATGGACCTCAAAGGACATCCCAGTCCCACCAGTTGTGAAGGAGTATAACCA GTTCATGGGTGGAGTGGACCCCTCTGACGGCCTGACAGGGAAAGTCCTCCACAAGACTCAAACGTGGTATAAGACGTTCTTTTATCAGTTCATGGACATCGCAGTTGTGAACgccttcctcctccacaaagacATAGCAAAAAGTAAAGGAGAGAAGCTTATCACTCAGAAGGCGTTCAGAGAGACCCTCGCAGAGCAGCTGGCCGAGGCGGGGTCTGTCTCGACAGCCAGACCCGTACCAACTCCCGCTCCATGGGCAGCACATCACAGGCCAGTGCACATCAGTGGGCACAGCACCACTGGTCGCCTGAAGTGCAGGCAGTGCCATTTGAAGACACCGCTGAAGTGTCCCTCCTGTGATGTGCCTTTGTGCTTTGTTCCCGGTCGTGACTGCTATAATGACTGGCATGTTGCTAAAAACATGTaa